A single window of Leptolyngbya ohadii IS1 DNA harbors:
- a CDS encoding Uma2 family endonuclease codes for MSIATQKLTFEEYLAYDDGTDTRYELVDGELVPMSLGTGRHGAIIRFVVRQFEDAVTQSGQLWVALPALVGVRSPRGRNWDTSRIPDVTVLTAAQWEAMSDREAVINLNEPPPLLVVEVVSPSTKTDDYRSKRAEYGLLEIPEYWIADPLEAKLTLCILEHQFYDPTEFQGDALIQSPTFPDLNLTAAQILAGKL; via the coding sequence ATGTCGATCGCCACTCAAAAACTCACCTTTGAAGAGTATCTTGCCTATGACGATGGCACTGATACCCGCTACGAACTGGTCGATGGAGAACTGGTGCCGATGAGCCTGGGAACTGGAAGACATGGGGCAATCATTCGCTTTGTTGTTCGGCAGTTTGAGGATGCTGTGACGCAATCCGGGCAACTTTGGGTCGCGCTGCCTGCCTTAGTTGGGGTTCGTTCTCCCCGTGGGCGAAATTGGGATACTTCCCGCATTCCTGATGTCACCGTTCTTACTGCTGCACAATGGGAAGCGATGAGCGACCGGGAAGCCGTGATTAATCTCAACGAGCCACCGCCCCTCCTGGTTGTCGAGGTCGTTAGCCCCTCTACTAAAACTGACGACTATCGCTCAAAACGCGCCGAATATGGTCTGCTAGAAATTCCCGAATATTGGATCGCTGACCCGCTCGAAGCGAAGCTTACCCTCTGCATCTTAGAGCATCAGTTTTACGACCCTACAGAATTCCAAGGCGATGCTTTGATTCAATCCCCCACCTTTCCAGACCTCAATCTAACGGCTGCTCAAATCCTGGCAGGCAAACTCTAA
- the drmD gene encoding DISARM system SNF2-like helicase DrmD translates to MTAVEVGSIVRVRSRQYLVEDVLAKHSPQDDTRVRLACLDDDALGETLEVLWEREVDARYVGTASWDSVAARGFDDPKLFSAYLHTLHWSCVTSTDPKLFQAPYRAGIEVKAYQLEPLRKALLMPRVGLFIADDVGLGKTIEAGLILREMLMRQRVRRVIISCPPSVVRQWQEEMESRFGLTFLIVDRDFFASRRRERGYGINPWTTHTRFIISHALLRDETYAAPLRDWLGDFSAGAMLILDEAHNAAPASGAKYAIDSQLTRTVRDLAPRFEHKLFLSATPHNGHSNSFAALLEILDPQRFCRGVPVRNRKLLNDVMVRRLKSDLREIGDDFPERLIIRIGIDDLPQDAPELQLSRLLQEYRQLREERLKAAAKSTQKAAGLVLLSLQKRLLSSIEAFARTLRVHQAAITKQMSQASAPITVQQQKNNPTFSLLLESAGADDDRANLAEDEVEAEEDAQMRAATEQDASIPSARELELLEQMAEIANTARHLPDPRIQKLAQWIRDHQCPDLETPGAPWNNRRVIIFTEYTDTKRYLQQQLQSIIAGSDQEYQRIAVFHGGMGDDRREEIKLAFNSDPAKHPLRILICTDAAREGVNLQNHCADLFHFDLPFNPSRLEQRNGRIDRKLQRSPIVRCHYFVLPQRVEDRVLDVLVRKTEVIQKELGSLSPVLERNVTRLLADGIWHGEAERLEAAIATVDQEESGSKTEIISEELEQVRLRRQELEQQNALLQGMLSESQQWLGLDDRHFRDAISASLEILGASSLQPIDPNEAAHEPATAKWDIPALDQRFGADPSWATTLDALRAPRKRNQKLWDWRRESPIRPVVFRDPGSLDGEVVHLHLEHRVVQRLLSRFLSQGFLHDELTRACVCLTDRPIPSVVVLGRLSLYGDRAARLHDEVIAVAAEWIAPEARGRSKLRPLAEGEKDDVLKVLENSLASPRLRQVPESIQQRFKQAAAQDVAELISHLNRRADTLAERAQKRLATRGKKEAAEMQEILEEQRDRILKRQKETEGDRQLSIFEEAQQLEADRRHWEKRLKALEGELTSEPARIEASYQVKAVRVEPVGVVYLHPVSG, encoded by the coding sequence ATGACAGCGGTCGAAGTTGGAAGCATTGTGAGAGTTCGCTCCCGCCAGTACTTGGTCGAGGATGTTTTGGCAAAGCATTCGCCGCAGGACGATACGCGAGTTCGGCTGGCGTGTCTGGATGATGATGCCCTGGGCGAGACCCTGGAGGTACTGTGGGAGCGTGAAGTCGATGCGCGATACGTTGGGACTGCTTCCTGGGATTCGGTTGCTGCCCGTGGATTTGATGACCCTAAATTGTTCTCGGCTTATCTACATACCCTGCACTGGAGTTGCGTTACTTCGACTGATCCAAAGCTGTTTCAGGCTCCTTATCGGGCAGGAATTGAAGTCAAAGCCTATCAGCTTGAGCCGCTGCGGAAAGCCCTGCTGATGCCCAGAGTCGGACTGTTTATCGCCGACGATGTGGGTTTAGGCAAGACGATCGAGGCAGGGCTAATCCTGCGCGAAATGCTGATGCGTCAGAGGGTGAGACGGGTGATTATCTCCTGTCCTCCATCAGTCGTGCGGCAGTGGCAGGAGGAGATGGAAAGCCGATTCGGATTGACGTTTCTCATTGTGGATCGCGACTTTTTCGCTAGCCGCAGACGGGAACGGGGTTATGGTATCAATCCCTGGACAACTCATACCCGGTTTATTATTTCCCATGCTTTGCTGCGTGATGAAACCTATGCGGCTCCGCTGCGGGACTGGTTAGGAGATTTTTCAGCGGGGGCAATGCTGATTCTGGATGAGGCACATAATGCGGCTCCTGCCAGCGGAGCCAAGTACGCGATCGACTCCCAGCTAACTCGAACAGTCCGAGATCTGGCTCCCCGGTTTGAACACAAGCTATTTCTCTCTGCCACTCCCCACAACGGACACTCGAACAGTTTTGCGGCACTGCTAGAAATCCTCGACCCGCAGCGGTTCTGCCGGGGAGTTCCGGTGCGAAATCGCAAACTGCTGAATGATGTTATGGTGCGGCGGCTCAAAAGTGACCTGCGGGAGATCGGCGATGATTTTCCGGAGCGGTTGATTATCCGTATCGGTATTGATGATTTACCCCAAGATGCGCCAGAGCTTCAGCTTTCGCGACTGCTGCAAGAGTACCGTCAACTGCGCGAAGAACGGCTCAAGGCGGCTGCCAAATCGACCCAAAAAGCAGCCGGATTAGTTCTGTTGTCCCTGCAAAAGCGGTTGCTTTCCTCGATCGAAGCCTTTGCGCGAACCCTGAGGGTGCATCAAGCGGCAATTACCAAACAGATGAGTCAGGCATCTGCTCCTATCACTGTGCAACAGCAGAAAAACAACCCGACGTTTTCTCTACTGCTGGAATCCGCAGGGGCAGACGACGATCGCGCTAACCTGGCTGAGGACGAAGTGGAAGCGGAAGAAGATGCCCAAATGAGGGCGGCAACAGAGCAGGATGCTTCCATACCTTCTGCACGGGAATTAGAGTTATTGGAGCAGATGGCTGAGATTGCGAATACGGCGCGTCATCTGCCCGACCCACGCATTCAGAAGTTAGCCCAGTGGATTCGGGATCATCAGTGTCCTGATCTGGAAACCCCTGGCGCACCGTGGAATAACCGCCGCGTCATTATCTTCACCGAATATACCGATACCAAACGCTATCTCCAACAGCAGCTTCAATCAATCATTGCAGGCTCTGACCAGGAATATCAGCGGATTGCGGTCTTTCACGGCGGCATGGGGGACGATCGGCGAGAGGAAATCAAGCTTGCCTTTAACAGTGACCCTGCCAAGCATCCCCTGCGAATCCTAATTTGTACTGACGCGGCGCGGGAGGGCGTGAATCTGCAAAATCACTGTGCTGACCTGTTCCACTTTGACCTGCCATTTAATCCCTCCCGGCTTGAACAGCGCAATGGACGGATCGATCGCAAACTTCAACGATCGCCCATTGTGCGGTGTCACTATTTTGTGCTGCCCCAGCGGGTTGAAGACCGGGTGCTGGATGTGCTGGTGCGGAAGACAGAGGTGATTCAAAAGGAATTGGGCAGTCTGTCGCCTGTGTTAGAGCGCAATGTGACGCGGCTATTGGCTGATGGAATTTGGCACGGGGAAGCTGAGCGGTTAGAAGCGGCGATCGCTACAGTAGACCAGGAAGAGTCTGGATCAAAGACCGAGATTATTTCTGAAGAACTGGAGCAGGTACGGCTGCGGCGACAGGAGCTTGAACAGCAGAACGCACTGCTGCAAGGAATGCTGAGTGAGTCGCAGCAATGGTTGGGATTGGACGATCGCCATTTCCGCGATGCCATCTCTGCTTCTCTAGAAATTTTGGGAGCTAGTTCGCTTCAGCCGATTGATCCCAATGAGGCGGCTCATGAACCTGCAACTGCGAAATGGGACATTCCTGCACTCGACCAACGATTTGGGGCTGATCCAAGCTGGGCAACCACGCTGGATGCTTTGCGGGCACCTCGTAAACGGAACCAGAAGCTCTGGGACTGGCGGCGGGAATCCCCGATTCGTCCGGTCGTGTTTCGCGATCCAGGGTCGCTTGATGGTGAAGTGGTGCATTTGCATCTGGAACATCGCGTAGTCCAACGGCTGCTGTCGCGGTTTTTGTCGCAGGGCTTTCTGCACGATGAGTTGACCCGTGCCTGTGTTTGCCTTACGGATCGTCCGATTCCCAGTGTGGTGGTGTTGGGACGACTCTCGCTGTATGGCGATCGGGCTGCTCGGCTGCATGATGAGGTGATTGCAGTGGCGGCAGAGTGGATTGCGCCAGAAGCAAGAGGGCGATCGAAGCTGCGTCCATTGGCTGAAGGCGAGAAGGATGATGTGCTGAAGGTTCTGGAAAATTCGCTGGCGAGTCCGCGTTTGCGCCAGGTGCCGGAGTCGATACAGCAGCGGTTCAAGCAGGCAGCAGCCCAGGATGTTGCAGAACTCATCTCTCACCTAAATCGTCGGGCAGACACCCTTGCCGAGCGTGCTCAAAAGCGACTGGCAACACGGGGCAAAAAAGAAGCCGCAGAAATGCAGGAAATTTTAGAAGAACAGCGCGATCGCATTCTGAAACGACAAAAAGAAACCGAGGGCGATCGCCAGCTTTCCATTTTTGAGGAAGCCCAGCAGCTAGAAGCAGACCGTCGCCACTGGGAGAAGCGGTTGAAGGCATTGGAGGGGGAATTGACCAGTGAACCGGCACGAATTGAAGCGTCTTACCAGGTGAAAGCGGTGCGAGTGGAACCTGTGGGCGTGGTCTATCTCCATCCGGTTTCGGGTTAA
- a CDS encoding AAA family ATPase: MTLGITIGKFYPFHLGHNYLIQQAKTQVDCLVVLVGYKPSQTIPGKVRADWIRALHPDVEVIEVLEDIPDAPQPWAERALSVLQGRRPDFAFTSEAYGEPWAALMGAKHWAIDLQRHHFPISGTQLRQNLAAHWQMLTPPAKAYFAKRICVIGVESSGTTTLAQALAQYYQTVWVPEYGRWYWEGRRYTPNADEWQTYEFVQIAKRQAAWEADLAMRANRLLICDTDALATHVWHRRYRGTYSPAVEQIAEGCHYDLYILTAPDFAFVQDGTREGEGIRLEMHQWFIEVLNQKGKPYITVQGKHEQRMAEAIAAIDALLQFPPLDFF, from the coding sequence ATGACGCTGGGCATTACGATCGGCAAGTTTTACCCGTTTCACCTGGGACACAATTATCTGATCCAGCAGGCAAAAACACAGGTCGATTGCCTGGTCGTACTGGTCGGGTACAAACCGAGTCAGACTATTCCTGGCAAGGTGCGGGCAGACTGGATTCGTGCCCTGCATCCCGATGTGGAAGTGATCGAAGTGCTGGAAGACATTCCTGACGCCCCCCAGCCCTGGGCAGAGCGAGCATTAAGCGTATTGCAGGGACGGCGACCAGACTTCGCCTTCACATCCGAGGCATACGGGGAACCCTGGGCAGCCCTGATGGGAGCAAAGCATTGGGCAATCGATCTCCAGCGCCACCATTTCCCCATCTCTGGAACGCAGTTGCGACAAAATCTGGCTGCCCACTGGCAGATGCTCACGCCACCTGCCAAAGCGTATTTTGCCAAACGGATTTGTGTGATTGGGGTCGAGTCAAGCGGCACCACAACCCTGGCTCAGGCTCTGGCACAGTACTACCAAACGGTATGGGTGCCCGAATATGGGCGATGGTACTGGGAAGGAAGACGCTATACTCCCAATGCTGACGAGTGGCAAACCTACGAGTTTGTGCAGATTGCGAAGCGACAGGCAGCCTGGGAAGCAGATCTGGCGATGCGGGCAAACCGTCTGCTGATTTGCGATACTGACGCGTTGGCAACCCACGTCTGGCATCGCCGCTACCGAGGAACCTATTCCCCAGCGGTTGAACAGATTGCTGAGGGCTGTCACTATGACCTCTACATTCTGACCGCTCCTGATTTTGCCTTTGTGCAGGATGGAACACGCGAAGGTGAGGGAATTCGGCTGGAGATGCACCAGTGGTTTATTGAGGTACTGAACCAGAAAGGCAAGCCGTACATCACCGTGCAGGGGAAACATGAGCAGCGAATGGCAGAGGCGATCGCGGCGATTGATGCTTTACTCCAGTTTCCCCCTTTAGACTTCTTCTGA
- a CDS encoding Eco57I restriction-modification methylase domain-containing protein, with protein sequence MATDPEILRHKEWLGFLQPVGLVVSPPALVKAQAIVNRNVVELQQLLLSVISRDLQLVDDNRAWIFDFPAFLVTVLGWEPSDLVSGDELNDLAVALPDYGEVIAPSYGVRGDEGWLMLIQVIAPGAKLDAVNEADEKGGKWAASPQAKFERLLRETGIPIGILCNGTEIRLVYAPKGESSGHLTFPVQAMCEVSGRLILGAMEMLLSAYRVFTAPSGRRLKDLLEESRKYQVEVSTALADQVVDALWELLRGFQMADAATNGRLLGELAAQNPQHIYGGLITTLMRLVFLLYAEDEGLMPGDDLYQRNYAVSGLFERLRSDAGNYPDTMDQRYGAWAWLLSLFRLVYDGGGETPEYLPARHGQLFDPDEYAFLEGRSQGTQFTAGEPIEPPRIPDGVVYRMLDRLLMLNGERLSYRSLEVEQIGSVYEGIMGYAVEQARHTAIGLWSKPKGAKTSVTVVLDVTEVLGTKPTDRSKFLKETAGCELTGKALVELKAARTAGDLFVALGRKVSRHTPNLLPAGTLYLQRTILNRLSGTSYTPRSVTEPIVRTALRPVLAGLGDKPTAEQILSLKVCDIAMGSGAFLVEACRQLADEVEAAWNRDGLPESLPEGEEPLLYARRLVAQRCLYGVDKNPFAVNLARLSLWLFTLSRSLPFTFLDHSLKWGDSLVGIPRQQILAFDRQASYQLTLDDHQRQLEKLKAEARKQHILETRQKIQDADTQTDEDEVTKRRYLQESEDLLRRSRLAADLMVLAFFEGTNAKQREAKLQDFLAKLKIYEAEGLDVNPAREGLVADVMIEAELEGKTRRQRQQKQREYGGKLVGYEAGWVNASEVLQISERLRSGKQAVIPFNWEDEFLEVFERENPGFDCIIGNPPFAGKNTITSGNAENYLHWLKEHYPESHGNSDLVAYFFRRSHNLLRDGGSFGLIATNTIAQGDTRSTGLRWICEHGGTIYSARKRVKWIGQAAVVVSVIHVYKGLYKETKFLDGKEVPFISAFLFPKGGNGNPKTLLANADKSFVGSYVLGMGFTFDDTNENATPIAEMNRLIESNPRNQERIFPYIGGEEVNSSPTHVHHRYVINFGEMSEAEARLYPDLIAIVEEKVKGKRGKHSTAPWWQFERLRVDLFRAIVKCERVLVSAQTSKYRMFTFLPNRCVYDQKLIVFATPAFSAFVTLHSRVHELWAIFMGSSMKDDPVYTPSDCFQTFPCPENWETDSTLEAIGKQYYEFRAALMVRNNEGLTQTYNRFHDPNEFDPDILQLRQLHDEMDRAVLAAYSWNDIQPQCEFLLDYEDEAEDEDETAPKRQRKKPYRYRWNEATHDEVLARLLALNAQRAEEEILGLQRSQSSAKPAQKSRRRKASEPTLPGLDLES encoded by the coding sequence ATGGCAACCGATCCAGAAATTTTGCGGCATAAAGAGTGGCTAGGTTTTCTGCAACCTGTGGGGTTGGTGGTTTCGCCTCCGGCGTTGGTGAAGGCTCAGGCGATCGTCAATCGGAATGTGGTGGAGCTTCAGCAATTATTGTTGTCGGTGATTAGCCGCGATTTGCAGTTGGTAGATGATAACCGCGCCTGGATTTTTGACTTTCCGGCATTTCTGGTGACGGTGCTGGGGTGGGAGCCGAGCGATCTGGTGAGCGGCGATGAGTTGAATGATTTGGCGGTGGCGTTGCCGGATTATGGGGAAGTGATTGCGCCCAGCTATGGCGTGCGGGGTGACGAGGGCTGGCTGATGCTGATCCAGGTGATTGCACCGGGAGCAAAGCTGGATGCGGTGAATGAGGCGGACGAGAAGGGCGGTAAGTGGGCTGCCAGTCCTCAGGCAAAGTTTGAGCGATTGCTGCGGGAAACAGGAATTCCGATCGGCATTTTGTGTAACGGCACAGAGATTCGCTTGGTGTATGCGCCGAAGGGCGAGTCGTCGGGGCATCTCACATTTCCGGTGCAGGCGATGTGTGAAGTATCGGGGCGGCTGATCCTGGGCGCAATGGAGATGCTGCTGTCTGCCTACCGGGTATTCACGGCTCCGAGCGGGCGGCGGCTAAAGGATTTGCTGGAGGAGAGCCGCAAGTATCAGGTGGAGGTTTCAACGGCACTGGCAGATCAGGTGGTGGATGCGCTGTGGGAACTGCTGCGCGGCTTTCAAATGGCGGATGCGGCAACGAACGGCAGACTCTTGGGAGAATTGGCAGCGCAGAATCCGCAGCATATTTACGGGGGACTGATTACCACGTTGATGCGGCTGGTGTTTTTGCTGTATGCGGAAGATGAGGGCTTGATGCCGGGGGATGACCTATATCAGCGGAACTATGCGGTGTCGGGTTTGTTTGAACGGCTGCGATCGGATGCAGGCAATTATCCGGACACGATGGATCAGCGGTATGGAGCGTGGGCATGGCTCTTGAGTCTGTTTCGGCTGGTCTATGACGGGGGTGGAGAAACGCCTGAGTATCTTCCGGCACGGCACGGGCAGCTATTTGACCCGGATGAATATGCGTTTTTGGAAGGACGATCGCAGGGGACGCAGTTTACGGCAGGAGAACCGATCGAACCACCCCGAATTCCCGATGGTGTGGTGTATCGGATGCTCGATCGCCTGCTGATGCTAAACGGGGAGCGGTTGTCATACCGATCGCTCGAAGTTGAGCAAATTGGGTCTGTGTACGAAGGGATTATGGGATATGCCGTTGAACAAGCAAGGCATACTGCTATTGGGTTGTGGAGCAAACCCAAAGGGGCAAAAACATCTGTGACAGTAGTGTTAGATGTGACCGAGGTATTAGGGACAAAGCCCACTGATCGTTCTAAATTTCTGAAAGAGACAGCAGGCTGTGAGCTAACAGGTAAGGCGTTAGTAGAACTAAAAGCAGCTAGAACAGCAGGAGATTTATTTGTAGCTTTAGGACGAAAAGTATCTCGTCATACCCCAAACTTGTTACCAGCAGGAACACTATATCTACAGCGTACTATTCTAAATAGGCTATCAGGAACAAGTTATACTCCACGTTCAGTAACAGAACCGATCGTACGAACTGCGCTACGTCCGGTGTTGGCAGGGTTGGGGGACAAGCCGACGGCGGAGCAAATTCTGTCGCTGAAGGTGTGCGATATTGCGATGGGCAGTGGAGCCTTTTTGGTGGAAGCCTGTCGTCAGTTGGCGGATGAGGTGGAGGCGGCATGGAATCGGGACGGGTTGCCGGAATCGTTACCGGAGGGTGAGGAGCCGTTGCTGTATGCGCGGCGGTTGGTGGCGCAGCGGTGTTTGTATGGAGTGGATAAGAACCCGTTTGCAGTGAATTTGGCGCGGTTGTCTCTGTGGCTGTTTACGCTGTCGAGGAGTCTGCCGTTTACGTTTCTGGATCATTCGCTGAAGTGGGGCGATTCGCTGGTGGGAATTCCGCGTCAGCAAATTCTGGCGTTCGATCGTCAGGCTTCTTATCAGTTGACGCTGGATGATCATCAGCGGCAGCTAGAAAAATTGAAGGCTGAGGCGCGGAAGCAGCATATATTAGAAACCCGACAAAAAATTCAGGATGCAGATACGCAAACGGATGAGGATGAGGTAACAAAACGTCGCTATCTGCAAGAGTCGGAAGATTTGCTGCGTCGATCGCGCTTAGCAGCCGATTTGATGGTGTTAGCATTTTTTGAGGGCACGAACGCGAAGCAGCGGGAGGCAAAGCTTCAGGACTTTCTGGCGAAGCTGAAAATTTATGAGGCGGAAGGGCTGGATGTGAACCCGGCGCGGGAAGGCTTGGTTGCCGATGTCATGATTGAGGCAGAGCTTGAGGGCAAAACGCGCAGACAGCGACAGCAGAAGCAGCGGGAATATGGCGGAAAACTGGTCGGCTATGAGGCGGGTTGGGTGAATGCTTCGGAAGTGCTGCAAATTTCGGAGCGGCTGCGATCCGGCAAACAGGCAGTAATTCCCTTTAACTGGGAAGATGAGTTTTTAGAGGTATTTGAGCGGGAGAATCCAGGTTTTGACTGCATTATTGGAAATCCCCCGTTTGCTGGAAAGAACACCATCACTAGCGGCAACGCAGAAAACTATCTGCACTGGCTGAAAGAACATTACCCAGAGTCGCACGGAAACTCGGATCTGGTTGCCTATTTCTTTAGACGCTCGCATAACCTCCTACGAGATGGCGGCAGCTTTGGCTTGATCGCCACCAATACGATCGCGCAGGGAGATACGCGCAGTACGGGCTTACGTTGGATTTGTGAGCATGGCGGTACGATTTACAGTGCGCGGAAACGAGTGAAGTGGATCGGTCAGGCTGCGGTTGTAGTGAGCGTGATTCATGTGTACAAGGGACTGTACAAGGAAACGAAGTTTTTAGACGGGAAGGAAGTGCCGTTTATTTCTGCATTTCTGTTTCCAAAGGGTGGAAATGGGAATCCAAAGACGCTGCTGGCAAATGCTGATAAGAGTTTTGTGGGTAGCTATGTTTTAGGTATGGGTTTTACCTTCGATGATACAAACGAGAACGCAACGCCGATCGCTGAGATGAATCGCCTGATTGAGAGCAATCCACGCAATCAAGAGCGTATCTTTCCTTATATTGGTGGAGAGGAGGTCAACAGCAGTCCGACTCATGTTCATCATCGCTATGTTATTAATTTTGGTGAAATGAGCGAAGCTGAGGCACGATTGTATCCTGATTTAATCGCAATTGTAGAAGAAAAAGTAAAAGGAAAACGGGGCAAACATTCAACAGCACCTTGGTGGCAATTTGAGAGATTACGTGTAGATCTGTTTAGAGCGATCGTGAAGTGCGAGCGAGTATTAGTAAGTGCACAAACTAGCAAATATAGAATGTTTACATTTTTGCCAAACCGGTGCGTTTACGATCAAAAGTTAATTGTTTTTGCAACCCCAGCCTTTTCTGCATTTGTAACCCTCCATTCTAGAGTTCATGAACTTTGGGCAATATTTATGGGGTCATCTATGAAAGACGATCCTGTTTACACACCCTCTGACTGTTTTCAAACCTTTCCTTGTCCGGAAAACTGGGAAACCGATTCTACACTGGAGGCGATCGGCAAACAATACTACGAATTCCGCGCCGCCCTAATGGTTCGCAACAACGAAGGCTTAACCCAGACCTACAACCGCTTCCACGATCCCAACGAATTCGACCCCGATATCCTCCAACTGCGCCAACTCCACGACGAGATGGATCGCGCTGTCCTCGCTGCCTATAGCTGGAACGATATCCAACCCCAGTGCGAATTCCTGCTCGATTACGAAGACGAAGCAGAGGACGAAGACGAAACCGCTCCTAAACGTCAGCGCAAAAAGCCCTACCGCTATCGCTGGAACGAAGCCACCCACGACGAAGTGCTGGCAAGGCTACTCGCACTTAATGCTCAACGGGCAGAGGAAGAAATCCTGGGACTTCAGCGATCCCAGAGCAGTGCCAAGCCAGCCCAAAAATCGCGTCGCCGCAAAGCCTCCGAACCCACACTTCCGGGACTCGACCTGGAAAGCTAA
- the pnuC gene encoding nicotinamide riboside transporter PnuC — MPPSARLQSIIGIIASILLLLLPFQSVIPVELSELETVAVVTYAWSVWLLAKNNPLGWWIGLVGTALYGIVFYQAKLYAEVGLQVFYFVTSLQAIAIWLRGGQNHTEKPVSRVSRKGLMITAIVAIVGVFALRLLLIAIRGAAPFWDALTTVMSLVAHLHLMGRLVESWYLWIAVDIIYVPLYASRHLYLTSILYAIFGWMAVGGLRNFQRIDREQQLKAVEQ; from the coding sequence ATGCCTCCATCCGCTCGCTTACAATCCATCATTGGTATCATCGCCAGCATCCTGCTCCTGCTGCTCCCCTTCCAATCGGTAATTCCCGTCGAACTGAGTGAACTGGAAACTGTCGCTGTCGTCACCTATGCCTGGAGCGTCTGGTTGTTAGCAAAAAACAATCCCTTAGGCTGGTGGATTGGACTGGTAGGCACTGCTCTCTATGGCATTGTCTTTTACCAGGCAAAACTCTACGCCGAGGTAGGTCTGCAAGTGTTTTACTTCGTCACCAGCTTGCAGGCGATCGCCATCTGGCTGCGCGGCGGACAGAATCATACCGAGAAACCCGTGAGCCGCGTTTCCAGGAAGGGACTGATGATCACTGCCATTGTCGCGATCGTCGGTGTTTTTGCCCTGCGATTGCTTCTGATCGCCATTCGAGGAGCCGCGCCCTTCTGGGATGCGCTTACGACCGTAATGAGTTTGGTTGCCCATCTCCATCTCATGGGTCGCCTGGTCGAAAGCTGGTACTTGTGGATTGCAGTCGATATTATCTACGTCCCGCTCTACGCTTCTCGCCACCTGTATCTCACCAGCATCCTCTACGCCATCTTTGGCTGGATGGCAGTCGGTGGACTGCGGAACTTTCAGCGCATCGATCGCGAGCAGCAGTTAAAGGCAGTTGAGCAATAG